From Methanocella paludicola SANAE, a single genomic window includes:
- a CDS encoding SAM-dependent methyltransferase, whose amino-acid sequence MDIPRIFNITESAHRIHNPFTPEKLATLGAALRLESGTRVLDLGSGSGEMLCTWARDYGIIGVGIDMSQLFTEQAKLRAEELGIADRVKFIHGDAVGYVADEKVGVAACLGATWIGGGVAGTIELLAKSLRSEGIILIGEPYWRQLPPTEDVAKGCTANSISDFLLLPDLLASFGDLDYDVVEMVLAGQEGWDRYEAAKWLTMRRWLESNPDDDFAKDVRAKLTSEPKRYAAYTREYLGWGVFALMAR is encoded by the coding sequence ACCGAAAGTGCTCACCGCATCCATAACCCGTTCACACCAGAAAAGCTCGCCACTCTCGGCGCAGCGTTGCGCCTGGAATCGGGGACTCGTGTGCTCGACCTCGGCAGCGGTTCGGGCGAGATGCTGTGCACCTGGGCACGCGATTACGGAATCATCGGCGTCGGCATTGACATGAGCCAATTGTTCACCGAGCAAGCGAAACTCCGAGCTGAAGAACTCGGAATCGCCGATCGAGTCAAGTTCATCCACGGCGACGCTGTCGGCTACGTCGCCGACGAAAAGGTCGGTGTGGCAGCCTGTCTCGGTGCCACGTGGATCGGTGGGGGAGTCGCCGGCACCATCGAGCTTCTGGCGAAGAGTCTCCGCTCCGAAGGGATCATCCTCATCGGCGAGCCCTACTGGCGGCAGTTACCACCGACGGAAGACGTTGCCAAGGGATGCACTGCCAATTCTATCTCCGACTTTCTCTTGCTTCCAGACCTTCTCGCGTCTTTCGGCGACCTCGACTACGACGTTGTGGAAATGGTTCTGGCTGGCCAAGAAGGCTGGGATAGGTACGAGGCGGCCAAGTGGCTCACCATGCGCCGATGGCTCGAATCGAATCCCGACGACGACTTCGCGAAAGATGTCCGAGCCAAACTGACTTCGGAACCAAAACGCTACGCCGCGTACACGCGCGAATACCTTGGATGGGGCGTGTTCGCGCTGATGGCGCGGTGA
- the gltA gene encoding NADPH-dependent glutamate synthase, whose protein sequence is MPMKEQAPSERTKNFAEVALGYTGEEAMKEAQRCLQCDAPMCKEGCPVGIDIPKFVHETAEGRFDEALKTLKDTNNLPAICGRVCPQESQCEKKCILGMKWNPLAIGRLERFIADRDEAITSVDITTNGRKVAVVGSGPAGLTAAADLARMGYSVTIFEALHKPGGVLVYGIPEFRLPKAIVEKEVEYVKGLGVEIRLNSIIGKTITIDEIFAQGYEAVFVGSGAGLPTFMHIPGENLNGVYSANEFLTRVNLMKAFLFPEYDTPLKRGKSVAVVGGGNVAMDAARTAKRLGAEHVYLIYRRGEEEMPARREELEHAKEEGIEFKLLMNPTKIIGDDKRNVKAIECVCMELGPPDESGRRSPVCKEGSETTLDVDTVIIAIGTSPNPLIVKTTPGLKTGKHGVLEVEPYTFKTSREGVFAGGDIVSGAATVISAMGQAKEAARAIDEYIQNKDN, encoded by the coding sequence ATGCCCATGAAAGAGCAGGCGCCGTCGGAGAGGACGAAGAACTTCGCCGAAGTCGCACTCGGGTATACGGGCGAAGAGGCCATGAAAGAGGCCCAGCGCTGCCTGCAGTGTGACGCCCCGATGTGTAAAGAGGGCTGCCCCGTGGGCATCGATATCCCGAAGTTCGTCCACGAGACGGCAGAGGGCCGTTTTGATGAGGCCCTTAAGACGCTTAAAGATACGAATAATTTACCGGCTATCTGCGGGCGGGTGTGCCCCCAGGAGTCCCAGTGTGAGAAGAAATGTATCCTGGGTATGAAATGGAATCCCCTGGCCATTGGTAGGCTTGAGCGCTTTATCGCTGACCGCGATGAGGCGATTACCAGTGTCGATATTACCACGAACGGCCGTAAAGTTGCTGTCGTGGGCTCGGGACCCGCCGGGTTAACAGCGGCAGCAGACCTTGCCCGTATGGGCTATTCTGTCACTATTTTCGAGGCGCTGCATAAGCCGGGCGGAGTGCTGGTATATGGTATCCCCGAGTTCAGGCTGCCCAAGGCCATCGTGGAAAAAGAGGTCGAATACGTCAAAGGCCTGGGCGTCGAGATACGCCTCAACAGTATCATTGGTAAGACTATTACGATCGATGAGATCTTCGCTCAGGGCTATGAGGCCGTGTTCGTCGGCAGCGGCGCCGGCCTGCCAACGTTCATGCACATTCCGGGCGAGAACCTGAATGGCGTGTACTCGGCTAACGAGTTCTTAACGCGTGTTAATTTGATGAAGGCGTTCCTGTTCCCCGAATATGATACGCCCCTGAAGCGCGGCAAGAGTGTGGCCGTGGTGGGCGGAGGAAACGTTGCTATGGATGCGGCCCGTACTGCGAAGCGCCTGGGCGCAGAGCACGTCTACCTCATTTACCGCAGGGGCGAGGAGGAGATGCCTGCCCGGCGTGAGGAGTTAGAACACGCTAAGGAAGAGGGCATCGAATTCAAGCTCTTAATGAACCCGACGAAAATCATCGGCGATGATAAGCGAAACGTCAAGGCCATCGAGTGCGTCTGTATGGAGCTGGGCCCGCCGGACGAGAGCGGCCGACGCTCACCCGTCTGCAAAGAGGGCTCGGAAACGACGCTGGACGTCGATACGGTCATCATCGCCATCGGCACGTCGCCCAACCCGCTCATCGTGAAGACCACGCCAGGCTTGAAGACCGGAAAGCACGGCGTCCTCGAAGTGGAGCCCTACACGTTCAAGACGTCCCGCGAAGGCGTGTTCGCCGGAGGGGATATCGTGTCCGGGGCGGCTACGGTCATCAGCGCTATGGGACAGGCGAAGGAAGCCGCCAGGGCTATTGACGAATACATTCAAAATAAAGATAACTAA
- a CDS encoding sulfide/dihydroorotate dehydrogenase-like FAD/NAD-binding protein has product MHRIVRKIELASGTTLFEVEAPDVARKARPGQFVIVRIDDAGERIPLTIADYDGGKGTVTLVALSIGKTTTMLSRLEEGDSILDLAGPLGNPAEMIENGTVVCIGGGLGIAPIYPIARELKAKGNKVISIIGARTASLLFWEEKMRAVSDELHIVTDDGTAGRKGFAVHPLMDLINAGVKLDRVMIIGSAIMMKVTAEATRPHGVKTIVSLNPIMVDGTGMCGSCRVTVGGKVKFACVDGPEFDGHQVDFDELMARLRMYMDQEKLALEKYTHQIEGVPACLSSHPQK; this is encoded by the coding sequence TTGCACAGGATCGTCAGGAAAATTGAGCTTGCTTCCGGTACTACTTTATTTGAAGTGGAAGCGCCGGACGTGGCCCGTAAGGCAAGGCCGGGCCAGTTCGTCATTGTCCGCATCGATGATGCGGGCGAGCGCATTCCCTTAACAATTGCCGATTATGATGGCGGTAAGGGTACCGTCACGCTTGTGGCCCTTTCCATCGGTAAGACGACTACGATGCTTTCCCGTTTGGAGGAAGGCGACTCGATACTGGACCTGGCCGGCCCGCTGGGGAACCCGGCAGAGATGATCGAGAACGGCACCGTGGTTTGCATTGGCGGAGGTTTAGGTATAGCTCCCATTTATCCCATTGCCCGGGAGCTGAAGGCGAAGGGCAATAAAGTCATTTCGATCATCGGGGCCAGAACTGCATCGCTGTTGTTCTGGGAGGAAAAGATGCGCGCGGTGAGCGACGAGCTGCACATCGTCACGGACGATGGCACAGCGGGGCGAAAAGGCTTTGCAGTTCATCCCCTGATGGACCTGATTAACGCCGGGGTCAAGCTCGACCGCGTTATGATCATCGGCTCCGCGATCATGATGAAGGTCACGGCGGAGGCGACCCGGCCCCATGGAGTAAAGACTATCGTGAGTTTGAACCCTATCATGGTGGACGGTACGGGCATGTGCGGCTCTTGCCGCGTCACAGTCGGCGGCAAGGTCAAGTTCGCCTGCGTCGACGGGCCTGAATTCGATGGGCACCAGGTCGACTTCGACGAGCTGATGGCCCGGCTAAGGATGTATATGGACCAGGAAAAACTGGCCCTGGAAAAATATACTCACCAGATCGAGGGGGTGCCGGCGTGCCTAAGCTCCCATCCGCAAAAATAG
- a CDS encoding ABC transporter ATP-binding protein, which produces MDMIKTENLTKTYDGVNAVDGLELTVGKGEVYGFIGPNGAGKTTTIGMMVGLIEPSAGKCFVRDVDVTRNPLEAKRITGYLPDGVGFYGNLTARQNLKYFSRFYAMKDADADKRIGELIGYVGLGKVEKPVGSYSRGMKQRLGLAQALLNDPEVVFLDEPTNGLDPQGVVQFRNIIKDISKQGKTIFFSSHILEEVRHVCNTIGIISKGKLIAHGTPDEVRKKMSKSEGVTIVVKVIGDMPRLTDPRILQATYNNGSAILQASEDIRDSISDELYHKSFRIRELRVEERSLEEIFLESVYRGD; this is translated from the coding sequence ATGGACATGATCAAAACGGAAAACCTCACGAAAACGTACGACGGGGTAAACGCCGTGGACGGCCTCGAGCTGACCGTAGGGAAGGGCGAGGTCTATGGCTTCATCGGCCCGAACGGCGCCGGCAAGACCACGACCATCGGCATGATGGTGGGCCTCATAGAGCCTTCTGCCGGCAAGTGCTTCGTCCGGGACGTAGACGTGACCCGTAACCCGCTAGAAGCCAAGCGTATCACCGGATACCTGCCCGACGGCGTCGGCTTCTACGGGAACCTGACGGCCCGCCAGAACCTCAAGTACTTTTCACGATTTTACGCCATGAAGGACGCGGACGCCGATAAGCGCATCGGCGAGCTGATCGGGTACGTCGGCCTGGGCAAGGTCGAAAAGCCCGTGGGCTCATACTCGCGGGGCATGAAGCAGCGCCTCGGGCTGGCGCAGGCTCTCCTGAACGACCCCGAAGTCGTCTTCCTCGACGAGCCCACGAACGGCCTCGACCCGCAGGGCGTCGTCCAGTTCAGGAACATCATCAAGGACATATCGAAGCAGGGCAAGACCATATTCTTCTCGTCCCACATCCTCGAGGAGGTGCGGCACGTGTGCAACACCATCGGCATCATCTCTAAAGGCAAGCTGATCGCCCACGGCACGCCCGACGAGGTCCGGAAGAAGATGAGCAAGAGCGAAGGCGTGACCATCGTCGTCAAGGTCATCGGCGACATGCCCCGCCTGACCGACCCCCGTATCCTCCAGGCCACATACAACAACGGCAGCGCCATCCTCCAGGCATCCGAGGACATACGGGACAGCATCTCGGACGAATTATACCATAAAAGCTTCCGCATCAGGGAATTGCGGGTAGAAGAGAGGTCGCTCGAGGAGATATTCCTCGAATCCGTATACAGAGGTGATTAA
- a CDS encoding ABC transporter permease — translation MRPELIVAGKEFRDHLTSKRFIVIFAVLMLVAVISMAGGMSQYNESLDNYKKQTAENAQQDWYKEQVASLQKQIAEAEANGLSQEEIDSLRYQLDMMINPPMPSVLYVFMSMNQYLVLIGLVLSVALGFDLITREKEEGSLKSLLSHPVYRDSVINGKLLGSLAVLIVVMCSMFLVTIAIMLFFGIVPGGEDLLRVGAYFLMALLYSGVFFAIATMTSTVAKSSALSILYVLGIVVLMFSVTNFSGTIADAIMGPVPEYTEMPGDDVNILREGVNATSAVKSSKIIGWNPEIQEYYEKKNQIIEAINTISPLHDFGDRISYAILYKTDMKPMPLMAVDYAYNPYKTPTLMDSLASVWTNILAMLVELILPLAISYVIFMRSDIR, via the coding sequence ATGAGGCCGGAACTGATCGTCGCCGGAAAGGAGTTCAGGGACCACCTTACCAGTAAGAGATTTATCGTGATCTTCGCCGTGCTCATGCTCGTGGCCGTGATTAGCATGGCCGGCGGCATGTCCCAGTACAACGAGTCCCTGGACAATTACAAGAAGCAGACTGCGGAGAACGCGCAGCAGGACTGGTATAAAGAGCAGGTGGCCAGCCTCCAGAAGCAGATCGCGGAGGCTGAAGCGAACGGCCTGTCGCAGGAAGAGATCGACTCGCTCCGGTACCAGCTTGATATGATGATCAATCCCCCCATGCCTTCCGTGCTCTACGTGTTCATGAGCATGAACCAGTATCTCGTGCTCATCGGGCTCGTGCTCTCGGTGGCCCTCGGGTTCGACCTGATCACCAGGGAAAAGGAGGAGGGCTCGCTCAAGTCGCTGCTCTCTCATCCGGTCTACAGGGACTCGGTCATCAATGGTAAGCTGCTCGGCTCGCTGGCCGTGCTCATCGTGGTCATGTGCTCGATGTTCCTGGTCACCATCGCGATCATGCTGTTCTTCGGCATCGTGCCGGGCGGGGAAGACCTGCTCCGTGTAGGCGCCTACTTCCTGATGGCGCTGCTCTACTCGGGCGTATTCTTCGCCATCGCCACCATGACCTCTACGGTCGCGAAGAGCTCTGCGCTATCCATCCTCTACGTGCTGGGCATCGTGGTGCTGATGTTCTCTGTCACCAACTTTTCCGGCACTATCGCCGACGCTATCATGGGACCGGTGCCTGAATACACGGAGATGCCCGGCGATGACGTAAATATACTCAGGGAGGGCGTCAATGCCACTAGCGCCGTAAAAAGCTCCAAGATCATCGGATGGAACCCGGAGATCCAGGAATACTACGAGAAGAAGAACCAGATCATCGAGGCGATCAACACCATATCGCCACTTCACGACTTCGGCGACCGCATCTCGTACGCCATCCTGTATAAGACCGACATGAAGCCAATGCCCCTGATGGCGGTCGACTATGCCTATAACCCGTACAAAACTCCGACCCTGATGGACTCGCTGGCCTCGGTCTGGACGAACATCCTGGCCATGCTGGTAGAGCTTATATTGCCCCTGGCCATATCTTATGTAATATTCATGAGGTCGGATATCAGATGA
- a CDS encoding COG1470 family protein yields the protein MIGRVFSALLALCLVLGTLIVPAVADDSYTTVLSGPMQSGETSRAGDYYIRFDIVNGSNTVNVTLSGATVPQQFKTPRNVVVGSSLYYPGMLRVYIDHIEGNQVYVDVAKPGGSSGASTSGTKVSCDIPGQTALGGDVVSFPVVIQNNDDSDHIYTLDSFSEISWKTWFEYGNKGVYKISVPAKQSRTVELMVQTWGNTPKGEQKVTAYVDNIRLEVFVDITSANQSADVSYKVGSKIASIGDKITYDLHIKNVQAKENTYRLSVAGLPENWYARFKESAASSEEISEVVMPASSEKDLVLEIVPPYSVSAGDFNFTSVVTTPDNLTIAKELALTLKSGTAMNVVSSKLAYDTKPGETFDIVLYVSNTGQGSALTNVYLDVQAPQGWLVQTSPNRTNSIKAGDTQTFTMTVQSPGNIVASDYELNVVVKSDQAEKEKDYRITVNTESYIPYIGTGVLIVVAVGLFFIYRKYGRR from the coding sequence ATGATCGGGAGAGTATTTTCGGCGCTGCTGGCGCTTTGCCTGGTGCTTGGCACGCTGATCGTGCCGGCGGTCGCCGACGACAGCTATACGACGGTGCTTTCGGGGCCGATGCAGAGCGGCGAGACGAGCCGCGCCGGCGATTATTACATACGGTTCGACATCGTCAACGGGAGCAACACGGTCAACGTCACGCTGAGCGGCGCCACGGTCCCCCAGCAATTCAAGACGCCGAGGAACGTGGTCGTGGGCAGCTCGCTGTATTACCCGGGGATGCTGAGAGTTTATATCGACCATATCGAGGGAAACCAGGTATACGTTGACGTGGCGAAACCCGGCGGCTCGAGTGGTGCGTCCACTTCGGGCACAAAAGTCTCCTGCGACATCCCGGGACAAACGGCTCTCGGAGGAGACGTGGTCTCCTTCCCCGTCGTGATCCAGAACAACGACGACTCCGACCACATTTACACGCTGGACTCCTTCAGCGAGATAAGCTGGAAGACCTGGTTCGAGTACGGCAATAAGGGCGTGTACAAGATCAGCGTCCCGGCGAAGCAGTCGAGGACTGTCGAGCTCATGGTGCAGACCTGGGGCAACACGCCGAAGGGCGAGCAAAAGGTCACCGCTTACGTCGACAATATCCGGCTCGAGGTGTTCGTGGACATTACGAGCGCCAACCAGTCCGCCGACGTATCGTATAAGGTGGGCTCGAAGATCGCCTCGATAGGCGATAAGATCACGTACGACCTGCACATCAAGAACGTGCAGGCGAAGGAGAACACGTACAGGCTTTCGGTGGCGGGGCTTCCCGAGAACTGGTACGCCCGGTTCAAGGAGAGCGCCGCGAGCTCCGAGGAAATATCCGAAGTGGTCATGCCGGCGTCATCCGAAAAGGACCTCGTGCTGGAGATCGTGCCCCCGTACAGCGTCAGCGCGGGCGATTTTAACTTCACGTCGGTCGTCACGACCCCCGACAACCTGACCATCGCTAAGGAACTGGCGCTGACTTTGAAGAGCGGCACCGCCATGAACGTGGTGAGCTCGAAGCTCGCCTATGATACGAAGCCCGGGGAAACGTTCGATATCGTGCTCTACGTATCCAATACCGGCCAGGGCTCGGCCCTGACGAACGTCTACCTCGACGTGCAGGCGCCGCAGGGTTGGCTCGTCCAGACCTCGCCTAACAGGACGAACAGCATCAAGGCGGGCGATACGCAGACGTTCACCATGACCGTCCAGTCTCCCGGCAACATCGTGGCGAGCGACTACGAGTTGAACGTGGTCGTAAAGAGCGACCAGGCGGAAAAGGAAAAGGACTACCGCATCACGGTCAACACCGAGTCCTACATACCCTATATAGGGACCGGTGTCCTTATCGTTGTGGCAGTGGGCCTGTTCTTCATCTACAGGAAGTACGGCAGGCGCTGA
- a CDS encoding CorA family divalent cation transporter, with translation MDIPAAPQPQAIVKPPANFAVALKLDGRVDKTADKCLDEYMAFAKDASVVWIDYSTKDLEKDLDKIAQSTGFVLTPISKMLSGFYSAYEDSDTELGIMLPVVKIDDLDMTVHRLVILTRANFIMTVHNENVPGLAKFARYSQTFIKKLKPTSTQDKITLILERIIDENNDRNFEYLREIEKHGDDISKQLIDENISKKELARSIYDMKHILITYLNVLWAIKDVVDSLQYGDADLITDDEKLLDRIGILSINIDRHIELSEQMSNVLSSGLEVMQSIYNNQLQTMNNRFALVTAYLTVLGTAALVPNTIATIAGSGVFMDANAQPGWYMPLLLVTTIVATVASLAWVVHVWNKKEK, from the coding sequence TTGGATATTCCGGCAGCACCGCAGCCACAGGCCATCGTAAAGCCTCCCGCCAACTTCGCCGTCGCGCTGAAGCTTGACGGGCGTGTCGATAAGACGGCCGATAAGTGCCTTGACGAGTACATGGCGTTCGCAAAGGACGCGAGTGTCGTCTGGATCGACTATTCGACGAAGGACCTGGAAAAGGACCTCGATAAGATTGCCCAGTCCACGGGCTTTGTCCTGACGCCCATCTCTAAGATGCTGTCCGGCTTCTATTCCGCTTATGAGGACTCGGATACGGAACTGGGCATCATGCTCCCCGTGGTCAAGATCGACGACCTGGACATGACCGTGCACCGTCTGGTCATCCTGACCCGGGCCAATTTCATCATGACCGTGCATAACGAGAACGTTCCGGGCCTGGCCAAGTTCGCCCGCTATTCGCAGACGTTCATCAAGAAGCTCAAGCCCACGTCCACACAGGACAAGATCACGCTCATCCTCGAGCGTATCATCGACGAGAACAACGACCGCAATTTCGAATATTTGCGTGAGATCGAGAAGCACGGCGACGACATCAGCAAGCAGCTCATCGATGAGAACATCAGCAAGAAGGAGCTGGCCCGGTCCATTTACGACATGAAGCATATCCTGATCACCTATCTGAACGTTCTCTGGGCCATCAAGGACGTGGTCGATTCGCTGCAGTACGGCGACGCCGACCTTATTACGGATGATGAGAAGCTGCTCGACCGCATCGGGATATTGTCCATCAACATCGACCGGCACATCGAGCTTTCTGAGCAGATGTCGAACGTGCTCTCCTCCGGCCTCGAGGTCATGCAGAGCATCTACAATAACCAGCTCCAGACGATGAATAACCGCTTTGCGCTCGTTACCGCCTATTTGACGGTGCTGGGCACGGCAGCGCTCGTGCCGAATACGATCGCCACCATCGCCGGGAGCGGCGTGTTCATGGATGCGAATGCTCAGCCGGGCTGGTACATGCCGCTGCTGCTCGTCACGACGATCGTGGCGACGGTGGCTTCGCTGGCGTGGGTAGTCCACGTGTGGAATAAGAAGGAAAAATAA
- a CDS encoding S1C family serine protease — MTDAAPFRAQEKDDELLDAYSRAVVGVVDRVSPAVVNVYISRKAPRPIYGQEEMQGGGSGFIFTPDGFILTNSHVVHEASKIDVTLYDGRQFPARIIGDDPDTDLAVIKIDAQDLSFAELGDSGALRVGQLVIAIGNPFGFNCTVTSGVVSALGRSLRTGSGRLIDDVIQTDAALNPGNSGGPLVNSRGEIIGVNSAVVLPAQGICFAIPSSIAKFVAAALIHDGRIRRSWIGISGQNVALKPEIVKSKGLPASQGVLAVAVERYSPAERAGLAPGDVIVGMDEHPIKSIDDLHKLLTEEYINKKARLTVLRRFDKLSLDIVPAEMPPR, encoded by the coding sequence GTGACTGATGCTGCCCCGTTCAGGGCGCAGGAGAAGGATGACGAGCTGCTGGACGCTTACTCCAGGGCGGTCGTCGGCGTCGTTGACAGGGTCAGCCCGGCGGTCGTGAACGTTTATATCAGCCGGAAGGCCCCGCGCCCGATTTATGGCCAGGAAGAGATGCAGGGCGGCGGCTCAGGTTTCATATTCACGCCGGACGGATTCATTCTTACGAACAGCCACGTCGTCCACGAGGCCTCAAAGATCGACGTCACGCTGTACGACGGCCGGCAGTTCCCGGCGCGCATCATCGGCGACGACCCGGATACCGACCTGGCCGTCATCAAGATCGACGCCCAGGACCTGTCCTTTGCCGAATTAGGCGATTCCGGGGCGCTTCGCGTCGGCCAGCTTGTCATCGCCATCGGGAACCCGTTCGGCTTTAACTGTACCGTCACGTCGGGCGTCGTGAGCGCGCTGGGCAGGTCGCTCCGGACCGGCTCCGGCAGGCTCATCGACGACGTCATCCAGACCGACGCCGCGCTGAACCCCGGTAACTCCGGCGGCCCGTTAGTAAATTCCAGGGGAGAGATCATCGGCGTCAACAGCGCCGTTGTGCTTCCCGCCCAGGGCATCTGCTTCGCCATACCGTCGAGCATCGCGAAATTCGTCGCCGCCGCCCTCATCCACGATGGCCGCATACGCCGCAGCTGGATCGGCATATCCGGCCAGAACGTGGCCCTCAAGCCCGAAATCGTAAAAAGCAAGGGCCTCCCGGCGAGCCAGGGCGTGCTCGCAGTGGCCGTCGAGCGGTATAGCCCCGCGGAAAGGGCCGGGCTGGCGCCGGGCGACGTCATCGTGGGCATGGATGAGCACCCGATAAAGAGCATCGACGACCTGCATAAGCTCCTCACCGAGGAGTATATTAACAAGAAGGCACGCCTGACCGTGCTGCGGCGCTTCGATAAGCTCTCGCTGGACATCGTGCCGGCCGAGATGCCGCCACGCTAA
- a CDS encoding M48 family metalloprotease → MVIDWGMTLRKIIVYGALFILFMIAIAFLWALGVNAYLIALLSGGFLFIQYFFSDKLVLWSTGARILEENEAPRLHRIVENLSAEMGIPKPRIAVVQNDMPNAFATGRNYKHSVVAVTTGILNRLNEKEMEGVLAHELSHVKNRDMFVVTFASFIVSVISYIVYFAFTMLFSRDENNFGASMAAWFVSMLFSNTIGLIIINTVSRYREYGADRGSALATKNPDGLISALKKISGGEYRKEDAMGLESAKALCISPTGGAFMELFSSHPPLEKRIAALEKVKAEMYGY, encoded by the coding sequence ATGGTAATAGACTGGGGTATGACCCTTCGAAAGATCATCGTATACGGTGCTCTATTCATACTCTTCATGATCGCCATCGCCTTCCTGTGGGCGCTGGGGGTCAACGCGTACCTGATCGCGTTACTTTCAGGCGGATTCCTGTTCATACAGTACTTCTTCTCGGACAAGCTCGTGCTCTGGTCTACGGGCGCCCGTATACTGGAAGAGAATGAGGCCCCCCGGCTTCACCGCATCGTCGAGAACCTTTCGGCCGAGATGGGCATCCCGAAGCCCAGGATCGCCGTCGTACAGAATGACATGCCCAACGCCTTTGCCACGGGCCGTAACTACAAGCACTCCGTCGTGGCCGTCACGACCGGCATCCTGAACCGTCTCAACGAGAAGGAGATGGAGGGCGTTCTGGCCCATGAGCTTTCCCACGTTAAGAACCGGGACATGTTCGTGGTCACCTTCGCCAGCTTCATCGTGTCCGTCATCAGCTACATCGTGTACTTCGCTTTCACCATGCTGTTCTCCCGGGACGAGAATAACTTCGGGGCAAGCATGGCGGCGTGGTTCGTATCGATGCTCTTCTCGAATACCATCGGCCTGATCATCATTAACACCGTTTCCCGTTACAGGGAGTACGGCGCCGACAGGGGCTCCGCGCTGGCCACGAAGAACCCTGACGGTCTTATCAGCGCCCTGAAAAAGATCTCCGGCGGCGAATACCGCAAGGAGGATGCCATGGGCCTGGAGTCCGCGAAGGCGTTGTGTATCTCGCCGACCGGCGGCGCCTTTATGGAGCTGTTCTCCTCGCACCCGCCCCTCGAGAAGCGCATCGCCGCGCTCGAGAAGGTCAAGGCCGAGATGTACGGCTATTAA
- a CDS encoding DNA polymerase subunit beta, producing MRVRLRDFIETKEHWIFSVVDYYCGDGVRCLLRYVPGPDGERVRDGIRFKKMGFDEAYAFIKENKPEYIDGVMVVPFADVVKHYQPHDGLVRILDADRRAKKMVDALEGVDFECMGITGSKLVGLGAESSDVDFVVYGIEWFKARDALQRAIAAGKIDAIDEAGWEKIYKKRKPELNFEEFYLHERRKGNRCLLDGVLTDMLFVRSWDQIGPRVPIGHSLGVKTITAKVTDAEFAFDSPAIYQVDHPEIKAVLSFTHTYAGQALAGETIEACGRMEEYPDGKKVLVIGTSREPKGEWIKSLTLLEKADKK from the coding sequence ATGAGGGTTAGACTGAGGGATTTCATCGAGACGAAGGAGCACTGGATATTCTCCGTCGTCGATTATTATTGTGGTGACGGTGTCCGTTGTTTATTGCGTTATGTTCCCGGCCCCGACGGGGAGCGTGTCCGGGATGGTATACGTTTTAAGAAGATGGGCTTCGATGAGGCCTACGCTTTCATTAAGGAGAATAAGCCCGAGTACATTGATGGTGTAATGGTGGTGCCGTTCGCCGACGTCGTGAAGCATTACCAGCCCCACGACGGCCTCGTTCGTATCCTTGATGCGGACCGCCGGGCGAAGAAGATGGTCGATGCCCTCGAGGGCGTGGACTTCGAGTGTATGGGCATCACGGGCTCGAAGCTCGTGGGCCTTGGCGCCGAGTCATCGGACGTCGATTTCGTGGTTTATGGTATCGAGTGGTTTAAGGCCCGGGACGCTTTACAGCGGGCCATCGCCGCCGGAAAGATCGACGCCATCGACGAGGCGGGCTGGGAAAAGATCTATAAGAAGAGGAAGCCGGAGCTGAACTTTGAGGAGTTCTACCTGCACGAGCGCCGCAAGGGTAACCGATGCCTGCTTGATGGAGTGCTGACGGACATGCTTTTCGTGCGCTCCTGGGACCAGATCGGGCCCCGCGTGCCCATCGGTCACAGCCTCGGCGTGAAGACCATCACTGCGAAGGTCACCGATGCGGAGTTCGCCTTCGACAGCCCGGCCATATACCAGGTCGATCACCCGGAGATCAAGGCCGTATTGTCGTTCACGCATACTTATGCCGGCCAGGCGCTGGCCGGGGAGACCATCGAGGCCTGCGGGCGGATGGAGGAGTATCCTGACGGTAAAAAGGTGCTCGTCATCGGCACGTCCAGAGAACCAAAGGGCGAATGGATTAAGTCTTTGACGCTACTCGAAAAAGCCGATAAAAAGTAA